A single region of the Saprospiraceae bacterium genome encodes:
- a CDS encoding heavy-metal-associated domain-containing protein — translation MEDLTFKTTINCQNCVRTVKGFLEDIKNIEQWEVDTTHPDKILHVKGEKLDVAAIIEAVEEAGFDIESIPA, via the coding sequence ATGGAAGATTTAACATTCAAAACTACGATTAATTGCCAAAATTGTGTCCGAACGGTGAAAGGTTTCCTGGAGGATATTAAAAACATTGAGCAATGGGAAGTCGATACCACCCATCCTGATAAAATCCTGCATGTAAAAGGTGAGAAACTAGATGTGGCAGCAATTATTGAAGCGGTGGAAGAAGCTGGGTTTGATATTGAAAGCATTCCGGCTTAG
- a CDS encoding bifunctional UDP-sugar hydrolase/5'-nucleotidase has product MRQIVLSLWLLLLIAACQTSQPISTPAGAENIELTILQMNDVYEIAPLEGGKAGGLARVASVKKALLKENPNTIAILAGDFLSPSFVGTLRNDEGERIAGQQMVETLNALGLDYVTFGNHEFDISDPLLLKKRMDQSQFEYISCNAFWLKDGKQQAFVQKVNGQDRPVPKYIIRTFKNSQGKSMKVGFIGVVLPFSKQDYLVYSDVEESFRQAYEEIKSQVDICIGITHLDVVEDQKLAAAVPGVALFIGGHDHTNMNHYVENTIITKADANAKTVYVHRLTFNPPSGMFQIRSSLLPIDESIADDPVTKTVVDRWQKKVNVLMDQMGFDPDRKLLTISEPLVCKEALVRTQSTNFGRLATSAMSAAIPGADVYLMNGGSMRLDDNLFNIVTEYDVLRTFPFGGPIVTMEIPGNSLLQLLDTGLKTNRGDGGYLQLIQAEFKDNVYLINGARLQANKNYKIILPEFLAQGKEQNLAFLGDFSYEKKEHFLIDGKEVKNDIRNIVIAYFLRLGSY; this is encoded by the coding sequence ATGCGCCAAATTGTGCTTTCCCTATGGCTATTACTCCTAATAGCTGCATGCCAAACGAGTCAACCTATTAGCACCCCAGCAGGAGCAGAAAACATTGAATTGACGATTCTGCAAATGAATGATGTCTATGAAATTGCACCGCTGGAAGGAGGTAAGGCAGGAGGCCTGGCCAGGGTAGCCAGTGTAAAAAAAGCACTCCTCAAAGAAAATCCTAATACCATTGCGATACTAGCGGGCGATTTCCTGAGTCCTTCCTTTGTGGGTACCTTAAGGAACGATGAAGGAGAGCGCATTGCTGGCCAACAAATGGTAGAAACCCTCAACGCCTTAGGCTTAGATTATGTTACTTTTGGCAACCACGAATTTGATATTAGTGATCCATTATTACTCAAAAAACGAATGGACCAAAGCCAGTTTGAATACATTAGTTGTAATGCCTTTTGGCTAAAAGATGGGAAGCAACAGGCTTTTGTGCAAAAGGTGAATGGGCAGGATCGGCCAGTACCTAAGTACATCATCAGGACGTTCAAAAACAGCCAGGGCAAAAGCATGAAGGTAGGCTTTATTGGGGTAGTGTTGCCTTTTTCCAAACAGGATTACCTCGTGTATAGTGATGTAGAGGAAAGTTTCCGGCAGGCCTATGAGGAAATCAAGTCACAGGTAGATATTTGCATCGGCATTACTCATCTAGATGTCGTAGAAGATCAAAAATTGGCAGCTGCAGTTCCGGGTGTTGCTTTATTTATTGGTGGGCACGACCATACGAATATGAACCATTATGTGGAAAATACCATCATTACCAAAGCAGATGCCAATGCGAAAACGGTTTATGTTCACCGATTGACTTTTAATCCGCCTTCTGGGATGTTCCAGATTCGTTCTAGCCTCCTGCCTATTGATGAATCTATTGCAGATGACCCTGTTACCAAGACAGTGGTAGACCGTTGGCAAAAGAAGGTCAATGTACTGATGGATCAAATGGGATTTGACCCGGACCGGAAGCTACTCACCATTAGTGAGCCCCTGGTGTGTAAGGAAGCTTTGGTGAGAACACAGTCCACTAATTTCGGGCGATTGGCCACAAGCGCCATGTCGGCAGCCATACCCGGCGCTGATGTCTATTTGATGAATGGCGGCTCTATGCGATTGGATGACAACCTTTTCAATATCGTCACAGAATATGATGTATTGCGAACCTTCCCTTTTGGTGGCCCGATCGTGACGATGGAAATCCCGGGGAATAGCTTGCTGCAATTATTAGATACAGGACTAAAGACCAACCGTGGGGATGGAGGATATTTACAGTTGATACAGGCCGAATTTAAGGATAATGTTTATTTGATTAATGGTGCACGGCTACAAGCCAACAAAAACTACAAAATTATCCTTCCGGAATTTCTGGCACAAGGCAAAGAGCAAAACCTGGCGTTTCTGGGAGACTTTTCCTACGAGAAAAAGGAACACTTCCTGATCGATGGGAAGGAAGTAAAGAATGATATCAGGAATATCGTCATCGCCTATTTTCTACGACTTGGAAGTTACTGA
- a CDS encoding aldo/keto reductase, protein MEYRTLGKTGFEIAAISLGTWQVGGKWGSAFDAQSASKILHAAIDEGINFIDTADVYEAGQSEKAVGQVLKERSERIYVATKCGRQLKPHTSEAYTPAALRGFVEASLKNMGLETLDLIQLHCPPTAVYYRPEIFELFDRLKEEGKIQHLGVSVEKVEEAIKAMEFPNVASVQIIFNLFRQRPAELFFQLAKQKNVGIIVRVPLASGLLTGQFHQHTVFEKGDHRFFNREGAAFDKGETFSGIPYETGLAAVEALKKIFPDLDNLAPIALQWILGFPEVSCIIPGASRMEQVHSNLSALNLPKLSPEQLTQMNEIYTQYIKSTVHHLW, encoded by the coding sequence ATGGAGTATAGAACACTAGGAAAAACGGGTTTCGAGATAGCAGCTATTTCGCTTGGCACCTGGCAGGTGGGCGGCAAATGGGGCAGCGCCTTTGATGCTCAAAGCGCATCGAAGATTTTACATGCGGCGATTGACGAAGGCATCAATTTTATTGATACCGCTGATGTATACGAGGCAGGTCAAAGCGAAAAGGCAGTCGGCCAGGTCCTGAAAGAAAGATCAGAGCGAATTTATGTCGCCACTAAGTGTGGACGGCAGCTGAAGCCTCATACCAGCGAAGCATATACCCCAGCTGCCTTACGAGGTTTTGTAGAAGCTAGCCTAAAAAACATGGGCCTGGAGACCCTTGATCTCATTCAATTGCATTGCCCTCCTACGGCAGTGTATTACCGTCCGGAAATATTTGAACTGTTTGATCGCCTAAAGGAAGAGGGAAAAATCCAACACCTTGGGGTGAGTGTAGAAAAAGTGGAAGAAGCGATCAAGGCGATGGAATTTCCCAATGTAGCTAGTGTACAAATTATCTTCAATTTATTTCGCCAGCGACCTGCTGAGTTGTTTTTTCAATTGGCAAAGCAAAAAAACGTTGGTATCATCGTCCGCGTCCCACTGGCAAGCGGATTATTGACTGGCCAATTTCACCAGCATACAGTTTTTGAAAAGGGCGATCATCGTTTCTTCAATAGAGAGGGAGCAGCGTTCGATAAAGGAGAGACTTTTTCGGGTATCCCATACGAGACGGGCTTGGCGGCAGTGGAGGCTTTAAAAAAGATTTTTCCCGATCTTGACAACCTGGCCCCTATCGCCCTTCAATGGATATTGGGCTTCCCGGAAGTAAGCTGTATCATACCAGGTGCCTCACGAATGGAACAGGTGCATTCTAATCTTTCTGCCTTGAACTTGCCCAAATTAAGCCCTGAACAATTAACACAAATGAATGAGATATACACTCAATATATAAAATCTACCGTACATCATTTATGGTAA
- a CDS encoding molybdopterin-dependent oxidoreductase, which produces MSNLYTHYRTCNLCEAMCGLEIQVEDKQVLTIKGDKADPFSRGHICPKAVGLKDIYEDQDRLKYPIRKTANGWEQMEWEAAFDYVAAQLKGVQQKYGDNAVGVYQGNPNVHNFGTMVFGPNFVRSLKTSNRFSATSADQLPHHFAALQMFGHASLLPIPDIDHTDYLLIMGGNPLVSNGSIMTAPDIGTRLRAISGRGGKVVVLDPRRTETAQRADEHHFILPETDALCLLAIIHVIFEERWENLGQLADFTEGLAEIRSLALAYAPEVVAAETGISPETIRQIAKNFSQAERAVCYGRLGVSTQLYGGLCLWLVNVLNIISGNFDQPGGAMFPLPAFDQIGMFGKKGKALNFNRWQSRVRGLPEFAGELPVACLAEELLTPGEGQIKALVTIAGNPVLSIPNGKQLEKALDSLDFMLAIDIYLNETTCHADVILPPTTGLEVSHYDIVFHSLAIRNTAKYSSALFEKEANQRHDWEIFKALTKRMGGTAVPAQNPEQVLAFGLQSGPYAPQGLTFEQIVAQPHGIDLGPLQPCLPGRLFTTDQRIQLAPAIFLNDLERLNQQNHEKTAGFPLKLIGRRHLRSNNSWMHNVYRLVKGRDRCTLLMHPNDADKLEIKPEQLVNITSRAGTLTIKVELSDEIMPGVVSMPHGWGHDRSDTRLTVAAEHPGLSLNDLTDEHRIDSLTGNAAFNGVPVKVVGVGN; this is translated from the coding sequence ATGTCCAACTTATACACCCACTACCGTACCTGCAACCTCTGTGAAGCCATGTGCGGTTTGGAAATCCAAGTCGAAGATAAGCAGGTTCTAACCATCAAAGGTGATAAGGCGGACCCTTTTAGCCGAGGACACATCTGCCCCAAGGCAGTAGGGTTGAAGGACATTTATGAGGATCAGGATCGATTGAAATACCCTATTCGCAAAACAGCGAATGGCTGGGAACAGATGGAATGGGAAGCCGCTTTTGATTATGTGGCAGCACAACTAAAGGGCGTCCAGCAGAAGTATGGTGACAATGCGGTGGGCGTATACCAGGGCAATCCCAATGTGCATAATTTTGGAACAATGGTTTTTGGGCCGAATTTCGTCCGCAGCTTGAAGACGAGCAACCGCTTTAGTGCGACGTCGGCAGATCAGTTGCCCCATCATTTTGCTGCTTTGCAAATGTTTGGGCATGCCTCCTTGTTACCTATTCCGGATATTGACCATACCGATTATTTGCTCATCATGGGTGGTAATCCCCTGGTATCGAATGGCAGTATTATGACGGCGCCTGATATCGGTACCCGCCTACGGGCTATTTCGGGGCGAGGCGGGAAGGTGGTCGTACTGGACCCCCGGCGTACGGAAACGGCTCAAAGAGCCGATGAGCATCATTTTATTCTCCCAGAGACAGATGCGCTATGCTTGCTAGCGATAATCCATGTCATTTTTGAGGAAAGGTGGGAAAACCTTGGCCAATTGGCTGATTTTACGGAAGGTTTGGCTGAAATTAGATCATTAGCCTTGGCCTATGCCCCTGAAGTAGTAGCAGCGGAAACTGGGATTTCTCCAGAAACGATTCGCCAGATCGCCAAGAATTTCAGTCAGGCGGAACGGGCGGTTTGTTATGGTCGTTTGGGCGTTTCTACCCAATTATATGGCGGACTATGTCTTTGGTTGGTGAATGTCCTGAACATCATAAGCGGCAATTTTGATCAACCCGGTGGGGCGATGTTCCCCTTGCCTGCTTTTGACCAGATAGGAATGTTTGGAAAGAAAGGTAAAGCGCTAAACTTCAACCGATGGCAAAGCCGGGTAAGAGGGTTACCCGAATTTGCCGGAGAGCTCCCCGTGGCCTGTTTGGCAGAAGAGCTCCTCACACCGGGAGAGGGCCAGATCAAAGCCCTGGTGACCATTGCAGGGAACCCTGTGCTTTCAATACCCAATGGCAAACAATTGGAAAAGGCACTGGATAGCTTGGATTTTATGCTCGCCATTGATATCTACCTCAATGAAACAACTTGCCATGCTGATGTCATCTTGCCGCCAACCACTGGACTCGAAGTATCTCATTATGATATCGTTTTTCATAGTTTGGCCATTCGCAATACAGCGAAGTATTCGTCTGCGCTTTTCGAAAAAGAAGCAAACCAAAGACATGATTGGGAAATATTTAAGGCACTGACGAAGCGAATGGGAGGGACGGCCGTTCCCGCTCAAAACCCGGAGCAGGTGTTGGCTTTTGGGTTACAATCTGGACCCTATGCACCACAGGGGCTTACCTTTGAGCAAATAGTTGCTCAACCTCATGGTATAGATCTGGGGCCCCTACAGCCTTGTCTTCCTGGTCGTCTTTTTACAACAGACCAGCGCATCCAATTGGCACCTGCTATTTTCCTGAACGACCTGGAAAGATTAAACCAACAAAACCACGAAAAAACTGCCGGTTTCCCCCTCAAATTGATCGGGAGACGCCACCTGCGGTCTAATAATTCCTGGATGCATAATGTTTATCGCCTGGTGAAAGGACGGGATAGATGTACTTTATTGATGCACCCTAATGATGCCGACAAATTAGAAATTAAACCAGAACAACTGGTAAACATTACTTCCAGGGCAGGGACTTTGACCATAAAAGTAGAGCTGAGCGATGAAATTATGCCCGGAGTTGTCAGTATGCCCCATGGCTGGGGACACGACCGCAGTGATACCCGACTTACTGTGGCTGCCGAGCATCCTGGCCTTAGCCTCAACGATCTGACGGATGAGCACCGCATCGATTCCCTGACCGGGAATGCAGCTTTTAATGGCGTACCCGTGAAAGTAGTTGGGGTAGGAAATTAA